Proteins from one Coffea arabica cultivar ET-39 chromosome 8c, Coffea Arabica ET-39 HiFi, whole genome shotgun sequence genomic window:
- the LOC113704083 gene encoding BTB/POZ domain-containing protein At3g05675-like: protein MGEHAWSYSFKLGDQSTCDVIICLRNKEGRHEAFHAHSSILKNKSKFFANKLSQPNSSTQIEIQCTESDYDHYVELVKRLYCPRDLLLDSWDSVRSVIGVLQVAVLLNCEEITESCIQYLEAVPWEDKEEEEIVKTALKLGPLAMPILARIEPVDVNATKKVFISAVRFATSTAGPCPPLFGDELKTSAQEQIDYMLGDDEGVPLITGDDEVKVEARSGLSKLCSYFKSNVSSLLLESETTYESAEKRVMQSLSDLEWMFNVLPKMDLMKDFVGNWVDTSDNILVVVEDKKLDSAFWGLKVKLIEVTAKVLEVVGYGNVILPAQCRVHLLKTWLPYIRKMKALLDSMADKETEFPYKLDEDLCQSIEGAMVSLILALPSSDQADILADWMSAEQLRYPDLSEAFEVWCYRTKSAKRRLVEGLGNVGNTTLSL, encoded by the coding sequence ATGGGTGAGCACGCATGGAGCTACTCATTTAAGCTTGGCGACCAGAGCACTTGTGATGTCATCATATGCCTGAGAAACAAGGAAGGCAGGCACGAAGCTTTCCATGCACATTCCTCCATattaaaaaacaaaagcaaatttTTCGCAAACAAGCTCTCCCAACCAAATTCCAGTACCCAGATAGAGATCCAGTGCACAGAGTCTGATTATGATCATTATGTTGAACTTGTGAAGCGTCTTTATTGTCCCAGAGATTTACTTTTGGACTCGTGGGATTCTGTTCGATCTGTTATTGGGGTCCTTCAGGTGGCTGTTTTACTGAACTGTGAAGAGATCACGGAGAGCTGCATCCAGTACCTGGAGGCTGTTCCTTGGGAAGACAAGGAAGAGGAAGAGATTGTTAAAACAGCACTAAAGCTAGGCCCACTAGCAATGCCAATTTTGGCCAGGATTGAACCGGTAGATGTCAATGCAACGAAGAAGGTGTTCATCTCCGCCGTTCGCTTTGCCACTTCTACTGCTGGCCCTTGTCCTCCGCTGTTCGGAGATGAGCTCAAGACCTCAGCCCAAGAACAAATTGATTACATGCTAGGTGATGATGAGGGTGTGCCCTTAATTACAGGTGATGATGAGGTGAAAGTGGAAGCCAGAAGCGGTCTGTCCAAGCTTTGTTCTTATTTCAAGAGCAACGTGTCTTCGCTGCTTCTGGAGTCTGAAACCACGTACGAGTCAGCAGAGAAAAGAGTAATGCAAAGTCTGTCCGATCTAGAGTGGATGTTCAATGTGCTTCCCAAGATGGATTTGATGAAAGATTTTGTTGGTAACTGGGTAGACACATCAGATAATATACTGGTCGTGGTTGAAGATAAGAAGCTTGATTCTGCATTCTGGGGTCTGAAAGTGAAGCTAATAGAAGTCACGGCAAAAGTATTGGAAGTAGTCGGATATGGAAACGTGATTCTTCCAGCACAATGTCGGGTACATTTGCTAAAGACGTGGCTTCCGTACATACGGAAGATGAAGGCCCTTTTAGATTCCATGGCCGACAAGGAGACCGAGTTCCCATACAAGTTGGATGAAGATCTGTGCCAGAGCATCGAGGGAGCCATGGTCTCATTGATTTTGGCATTGCCATCAAGTGATCAAGCTGACATCCTTGCGGACTGGATGAGCGCTGAGCAGTTAAGGTATCCTGATCTGAGCGAGGCTTTTGAGGTCTGGTGTTATCGAACCAAGTCAGCAAAGAGAAGATTGGTGGAGGGCTTAGGCAACGTTGGCAACACCACCCTCAGCCTTTAA
- the LOC113705257 gene encoding transcription factor bHLH157-like produces the protein MGDSIVKETLESLSCNNGWSYGAFWGFDQKNSLLLTLQDVYCEEHLGVVIDDMLVQVHMLGQGVIGQSAFTKNHRWMISDSHSGKLSPSGSLQNSDALQDYSAFHCQFSNGIKTIVVISVEPLGVVQFGSTQKLAERLEFVTQTRELFQSIEILQGLALSEIEPLSLQNDAWEASGLFASLISCQSPHSATPAFQHGDSCADLIEKDCLLENITPSFPSTSDCETTGPLATASSLGDNGLRFPSTVAHVDSNGNKSTASSLMFEHSASQGPFNCSWTDYDIQESSIFNLMCNLESFIDMPKTSQQLCENKMSNQNHGLWFHSAEDQLQRPSNLCTFEELLPEIEFAKSVSKHCTNDDLFQWFSPMTDENNDIMEAKLKSDPSGTSEVISLSSNSKGHHVPTNLILGNQPSTSVQSSVTNAINSAEKEKGSGIFGNDMRSDCPRVDMWSKNPGDWEDVMRSMDISGHLHFCASSSDCMSEQYLESKLRTSNTLFSQLGLYQRLDAIGRGSCSVANSDFRDEWSSTAKRRKIESPLLSSNEVSCLPEFVGTVNSLQPVHHLNSTSNFESKDKVIRKKEAGSCNDDNCSIIAEDTVLSPKKLELPAKTIKKKAKPGTKPRPRDRQQIHDRLLELRDLIPNGEKMSIDRLLHLTIKHLLFLQCVTRHAKRFVQTDELKSGTVGNGYPNSGKGVTWACEVGDQTMFCPLIVEDLSVPGQMLIEILCEEQGFFLEIVDIIRGFGLTVLKGVMEVRETKIWARFNVEAEENRQHVTRHEIFSSLVQLLQLTGSTRIRESDQLDNVMDGGAAFLKSCQQSALQLVSGQVDA, from the exons ATGGGCGATTCTATAGTAAAAGAGACTCTGGAGAGCCTTTCTTGCAACAACGGATGGTCTTATGGTGCTTTCTGGGGTTTTGATCAGAAAAATTCTTT ATTATTGACATTGCAAGACGTGTACTGTGAAGAACACTTGGGAGTTGTTATTGACGACATGCTCGTACAAGTTCACATGCTGGGCCAAGG GGTCATTGGCCAATCTGCTTTTACCAAGAACCAcagatggatgatttctgattCTCATTCTGGAAAACTGAGTCCCTCAGGATCACTTCAGAATTCTGATGCCCTCCAG GATTATTCTGCGTTTCATTGCCAATTTTCCAATGGGATAAAG ACAATTGTTGTTATCTCAGTGGAACCGCTGGGCGTGGTTCAATTTGGATCTACTCAAAAG CTTGCTGAGAGATTGGAGTTTGTTACTCAAACAAGAGAACTTTTTCAAAGCATCGAAATACTTCAGGGGCTTGCTTTGTCGGAAATTGAACCTTTGTCTTTGCAAAATGATGCTTGGGAAGCAAGTGGGTTGTTTGCTTCACTAATTTCATGTCAGAGTCCACATTCTGCGACTCCTGCATTTCAACATGGTGATAGCTGCGCAGATTTAATTGAAAAAGATTGTTTGCTAGAGAATATCACACCGTCATTTCCTTCCACTTCAGACTGTGAGACAACAGGCCCTCTTGCCACTGCATCATCACTAGGTGACAATGGACTAAGATTTCCCAGTACAGTAGCTCATGTTGACAGCAATGGCAATAAATCTACTGCATCATCACTAATGTTTGAGCACTCTGCTTCTCAAGGTCCTTTTAACTGTTCATGGACTGATTATGATATTCAAGAGAGCTCAATATTCAATTTAATGTGTAACTTGGAGTCGTTTATTGACATGCCGAAGACCTCGCAGCAGCTCTGTGAAAACAAGATGAGCAATCAGAATCATGGTCTGTGGTTCCACTCAGCTGAAGATCAACTTCAGAGGCCAAGTAACCTTTGCACATTTGAAGAGTTGCTGCCAGAAATTGAATTTGCAAAGTCTGTCTCCAAGCATTGTACGAATGATGACCTTTTCCAATGGTTTTCTCCCATGACAGACGAGAACAATGACATCATGGAAGCAAAACTAAAAAGTGACCCATCAGGCACATCAGAAGTTATTTCATTATCTTCAAATTCCAAAGGACATCATGTTCCTACTAATCTCATCTTGGGCAACCAGCCATCCACCTCGGTACAAAGTTCAGTCACTAATGCCATAAATTCGGCTGAAAAAGAGAAAGGTTCAGGTATTTTTGGCAATGATATGAGATCTGATTGTCCTAGAGTGGATATGTGGTCAAAAAACCCTGGAGATTGGGAAGATGTAATGAGGTCAATGGATATCAGTGGTCACTTGCATTTTTGTGCTTCCAGTTCAGACTGCATGTCGGAGCAATACCTTGAGTCCAAGCTTAGGACCTCAAACACATTGTTCTCCCAATTAGGACTTTATCAGAGGTTGGATGCAATTGGTAGAGGATCTTGTTCAGTTGCTAACTCTGATTTTAGAGATGAGTGGTCTTCAACAGCGAAAAGAAGGAAGATTGAGAGTCCCTTGCTTTCTAGTAATGAAGTGAGTTGTCTTCCTGAATTTGTTGGAACTGTAAATTCATTGCAGCCAGTACATCATCTAAACAGCACAAGCAATTTTGAATCGAAAGATAAGGTTATCAGAAAAAAAGAAGCTGGTTCATGCAATGATGACAATTGCAGTATTATTGCAGAAGACACTGTTTTGTCACCCAAGAAGCTTGAGCTGCCTGCAAAAACGATAAAAAAGAAGGCCAAACCAGGGACTAAACCTAGGCCAAGAGATCGACAGCAGATTCATGACCGTCTTTTAGAATTGAGAGATTTGATCCCTAATGGTGAAAAG ATGAGCATTGATCGGTTGCTGCATCTGACTATAAAACACTTGCTTTTCTTGCAATGTGTCACAAGACATGCCAAAAGATTTGTACAGACTGATGAGCTAAAG AGTGGAACGGTTGGGAATGGATACCCTAACAGTGGCAAGGGGGTTACATGGGCATGTGAAGTTGGAGATCAAACGATGTTTTGTCCATTGATAGTTGAGGACCTTAGCGTTCCTGGCCAAATGCTTATCGAG ATCCTATGTGAAGAGCAGGGTTTTTTCCTGGAAATAGTGGACATAATTCGTGGCTTTGGCTTGACCGTTTTGAAGGGAGTGATGGAAGTTCGTGAGACCAAAATATGGGCGCGATTCAATGTTGAGGCTGAG GAAAATCGGCAGCATGTTACCAGGCATGAGATCTTTTCCTCACTTGTTCAGCTTCTACAATTGACGGGTTCAACCAGGATCCGTGAAAGTGACCAGCTTGACAATGTTATGGATGGAGGAGCCGCTTTCTTGAAAAGTTGCCAACAATCTGCTCTACAACTCGTATCAGGACAGGTTGATGCTTAA
- the LOC113706275 gene encoding aluminum-activated malate transporter 10-like, whose protein sequence is MTNIKEDAGRVEWRIRVDEKDGSSDQVLETEPGPANGFCRVFKCLVANKFSMRLLRFLKKAWHLGVDDPRKVFHCLKVGIALSVVSLFYYMRPLYDGVGGTAMWAVMTVVVVFENTVGATISKSLNRAIGTCLAGLLAVGIHWVASKSGNKLEPVIVEGSLFLLASAATFSRFVPAVKKKFDYGTVIFILTFSLVSVSGYRVEKLFDMAKQRLSTIIIGTSLCILTSMLVSPIWAGQELHCLIIKNMEKLATSLECCVAEYFDDGQKTTSAPVQNLQAYKCVLNSKATEESMANFAAWEPAHGSFNFQHPWKQYLKIAAAMRDCAYCIEALNSCISNKKQASKSMKKHLSDICLKVNSSSGSILRELAINLETFKKTSKMDISIEEMNNSVQEVKNYLKSLPGLVLTPTTSETKSSETAIMEPLLTTNTIPLVEVIPLVTFTSLLIEIPTRVEAIVDAVEELANKAKFKPAPDDKPKQNEQNNKTVSEQLNDEKTMKTLQSV, encoded by the exons ATGACTAACATCAAGGAAGATGCTGGGAGAGTTGAATGGAGGATAAGGGTGGATGAAAAAGACGGCTCGTCCGATCAGGTTTTGGAAACAGAACCAGGTCCTGCAAATGGTTTCTGTCGTGTTTTCAAGTGCCTGGTTGCAAATAAGTTTTCCATGAGACTGCTGAGGTTTTTAAAGAAGGCATGGCATTTGGGAGTAGATGACCCTAGGAAAGTGTTCCACTGTCTCAAGGTGGGAATAGCTCTCAGTGTCGTCTCCTTGTTTTACTACATGAGACCTCTGTACGATGGTGTTGGAGGAACTGCCATGTGGGCAGTTATGACAGTGGTCGTGGTCTTCGAAAATACTGTTG GTGCAACCATCTCAAAAAGCCTGAACAGAGCTATCGGAACTTGTCTAGCTGGATTGCTCGCTGTAGGAATCCATTGGGTCGCCAGTAAATCAGGGAACAAACTTGAGCCTGTTATTGTGGAAGGATCCCTCTTCCTTTTAG CTTCTGCAGCGACCTTCTCCAGATTTGTGCCGGCGGTGAAGAAAAAGTTTGATTATGGCACTGTGATCTTTATTCTCACCTTCAGTCTGGTATCTGTATCTGGTTATCGGGTGGAAAAATTATTTGATATGGCCAAGCAAAGGCTATCAACCATCATTATCGGGACTTCGTTGTGCATTCTGACAAGCATGCTGGTTTCCCCTATTTGGGCTGGTCAGGAGCTTCATTGTTTGATCATAAAAAACATGGAAAAATTAGCCACATCTTTAGAAT gTTGTGTAGCTGAATATTTTGATGATGGTCAGAAAACCACTAGTGCCCCGGTGCAAAATCTACAGGCTTACAAATGTGTATTGAATTCCAAGGCTACTGAAGAATCAATG GCCAATTTTGCTGCATGGGAGCCTGCTCATGGTAGCTTCAACTTCCAGCATCCATGGAAACAATACCTTAAGATTGCTGCAGCCATGCGTGACTGTGCATATTGCATTGAGGCACTAAATAGTTGCATCAGTAATAAAAAACAG GCTTCCAAATCCATGAAGAAGCATCTAAGTGATATCTGCCTCAAAGTGAATTCCAGTTCGGGGAGCATTCTAAGGGAACTCGCAATCAACCTTGAGACTTTTAAGAAAACCTCCAAAATGGATATCTCAattgaagaaatgaacaacTCAGTTCAAGAAGTAAAAAACTACCTGAAGTCCCTCCCTGGTTTAGTCCTGACGCCAACAACTTCAGAGACAAAATCATCTGAAACGGCAATAATGGAACCGCTTCTGACAACTAACACCATACCTCTTGTGGAAGTCATACCATTGGTAACATTTACTTCCTTATTAATTGAGATTCCAACACGCGTCGAAGCCATTGTTGATGCAGTTGAAGAGCTAGCTAACAAGGCTAAGTTCAAGCCTGCTCCTGATGACAAACCAAAACAGAATGAACAAAACAACAAAACTGTATCTGAACAACTAAACGATGAAAAGACAATGAAGACCCTTCAGAGCGTCTGA
- the LOC113705509 gene encoding uncharacterized protein: MLPDTIITSDTPSSSSQFNSSSRIICRVCQKQYSQYTCPRCNTRYCSLPCYKSHSLHCTESFMRENVEEELRQLQPDDESKQKMLHILKRFHSEEQEMDYMDEHGSDSDSESLFAEETVQKILSGSQVGLDDLSVEEQKHFLRAIASGELSKLLKPWEPWWLKRSANYTRLSQDGTQLVQPLDNTGKLASSHDNIENDQIYDIPPGPDAPLPSVRRLSATEPSPLLTVHLVDIIYSYCFTLRLYNGDWSSDSTGSVEVLLSISSVLGQGGQPETVLEALSYCSEQTCSPAYRHMGGSQFALNLMDDVTSVLYLGGAAIVCLLCDLQRLIQAAEKEFKSEKSGKSRGSKIKTKLKSAERKVYFIKCWANEQPNEAWSSLAAMVKAEKSSAMEYITRGRYSSKKEEGSKPKDKPMICEFQ; the protein is encoded by the exons ATGCTGCCTGATACAATAATCACCTCCGACACGCCGTCGTCTTCATCCCAATTCAACTCCTCGTCTCGAATAATCTGCCGCGT ATGTCAAAAACAATATTCACAGTATACTTGCCCGCGATGCAATACTCGATATTGCTCCCTCCCTTGTTACAAG TCTCACAGTCTTCATTGCACTGAGTCCTTTATGAGGGAGAACGTCGAGGAGGAACTGAGACAGTTGCAGCCTGATGatgaaagtaaacaaaaaaTGCTGCATATCCTTAAGCGATTCCATTCGGAAGAGCAGGAGATGGATTACATGGATGAGCATG GTTCAGATTCAGACTCAGAGTCACTTTTCGCAGAGGAGACTGTTCAAAAGATTTTATCTG GAAGTCAGGTAGGCCTTGATGATCTCTCTGTGGAAGAGCAGAAGCATTTCCTAAGAGCTATAGCCTCAGGAGAGCTGAGCAAACTGCTCAAGCCATGGGAGCCTTGGTGGTTGAAGCGTTCTGCTAATTATACACGTCTCAGCCAGGACGGAACCCAACTTGTTCAACCACTTGACAACACAGGAAAACTAGCTTCATCCCACGATAATATTGAAAACGATCAGATCTATGACATTCCACCGGGCCCTGATGCTCCTCTACCTTCTGTTAGAAGGCTTAGTGCTACTGAACCATCCCCTCTATTGACAGTTCACCTTGTTGACATCATATACAGTTACTGTTTTACCCTTCGCCTTTACAATGGGGATTGGTCGTCAGATTCCACAGGATCTGTGGAAGTTCTTCTGAGTATTTCATCTGTTTTGGGCCAAGGCGGGCAGCCAGAGACCGTGTTGGAAGCCCTGTCATATTGCTCGGAGCAGACCTGCTCTCCAGCATATAGACACATGGGTGGGTCACAGTTTGCACTGAACCTTATGGATGATGTAACTAGTGTACTTTATCTTGGGGGTGCTGCAATAGTCTGCTTGCTCTGTGATCTTCAGAGGCTGATTCAGGCAGCAGAGAAAGAGTTTAAGTCAGAGAAATCAGGAAAATCAAGAGGGTCGAAAATAAAGACGAAACTGAAGTCGGCTGAGCGAAAGGTTTACTTTATCAAATGTTGGGCTAATGAGCAGCCAAACGAAGCATGGTCTTCTCTAGCTGCTATGGTGAAGGCAGAGAAGAGTTCAGCTATGGAATATATAACCAGAGGAAGATATTCTTCGAAAAAGGAGGAAGGGTCTAAACCCAAAGACAAGCCAATGATTTGCGAGTTTCAGTAA